CATCTCCGACATCGGGTGGATCGCCAGAAAGAGGTTTTTGTCGAGGCAGATTTTGGCCGTACGGTAGTTTTTGACCGACACCGCCTGCGCAAAATCGTCGATAAAAGCGTGCATGTCGATGACGTAGAGCCAGCCGTTTTCAAAGCCGATGTGGAGGGTCGAGCCTTCGATGTGGAGCGTGCCGATCCCTTTCTGGTCGAGTTTGAACGTCGAAAAGAGGGTGTTGTCGGAGAGTTTGACGATGTGCAGGTGGCCGCTGCGGGTCCCTACGATCGCGTAACGGCCGCTTTGGTCGAGGACGCACGACGTCGGCCACGAGGGGAAAAGCACTTTTTTGCGCATCTCTTCGGTTTTGAAATCGTAGAGGTAGGAATACCCCTCTCTTCCGACCGCGTAGAGGGCTTTGGAATCGTTGAAGAAAAAAGCGTCCTGGACTACGTCTTCGAGGTACGTATGGAGACGCTCTTTCTGGAACCTGAGGTTCAGAACGCTCAGCGATTTGTCGTAAGCCGCGCAGGCAAGATGGCTTCCCCCCTCGTCGACCGCTAGGGAGGAGATATAATCGGGGCGGGGTTTGAGCGACATGACCTTGCGCCCGTTCTCGGAGCTGTAGATGTAGACCTTTCCGTCGGTACCGCCGGTGATGAGGTATTGCCCCTCACGGCCGCAGAATCGCATGATCTCGGCCCGCTGGTCGTGCCCTTTGACGAAAAGGGGTTCAGGGGGCTCGGGAGGTTCTCCTTTGGTCTCTTCGCCCGAGGGGACGGGATCGTAGACGGGGCGGCACAGGGCACAGGCCCCGTTGTCCTTGGTACTGTAGGCGAGCACTCCCGTGGGGCTGAAAGAAGCCCCTTTCTGATAGGTGTGGAGCGGTTCGTCGGGTTCGCATACGGGGTCGTGACGCTTCATTTCCCAGCGCTCTTTGTCGACGGTATAGAAATTGCCCAGCGTATTGGCGAAATAGACGGCGTTGTCGTCCGCATGGACCGCTATGACGCTTCCTTGCACCTGGTAGGATCGGATGATTTTGATCATGGCACCGCTCCTTTCGTGTTACTCGCCCGAATCGATCAGGCAGAGAATGTAAAACCGTTTCGGTCCTTCCGTACGCATCCTTTTGAGTTTCAGACGATAGCTCGACGCTTCGAATTCAAACGCGAGCTCTCCCCCCATGTAGAGGTGTTCTTCTTTCCAGTCACAAAACGACGGGGAGGTCCTGGTCATCGCGTCGTGGAAAAAGAGCGATTTGAAATCGAGCTCTTTGGTGAGGAGTTTCGGATAATGTTCGGTTCCCGCGACGAGAGAAAGCAGGTCGCTGTTGCAGGCGGCGACGGTATCGTTCTCGTCGACGATGAGAGAGGGGAGCGGTATGTTGTCGACGAGGGTCTGAAACGAGAACTGAAAAGTGTGTTCGACCAGTTCACGCCGCTCGCTGCGCTCTTTTTCGGCACGGTAGTTTTCCTGTTCGATTTTCAGAGCGAGTTCGTAGAGGATCGTGTCGAGTTTGTCGAAGATAATCGGTTTGATCATGAAGTGTTCGACCCCGATTTCGATCGCGCGGAGCATATACGCCGCTTCGGAATGGGCGGTGATCATGATGCACTTTTGCGAGGGATTGATCTGTTTGATCTTTTCGAGCATGTCCAGCCCGTTCATGACGGGCATTGTCTGATCGGAGATGACGATATCGACCGGCCGGAGCGAATCGCGGTAAAAGGCCAGCCCCTCCTCCCCATCGGCGGCGAGGGAAACGTTTCCGACACTGTCACCGAGCATGTCGTAAACCATCTCGCGGATCAGCCGTTCGTCGTCGACAAACAGGATATGGAGTTTTTTCATGAGGTCGTGTCTGCTTTGCATCGGGTTATCCTTGTATAAAGTCGGTAATCGGGAGGTCGAGGGTGAGGCACGCCCCCTCAGCCGTGTTGGAAGCGCCGATCGTTCCGCCGAGGCGTTCTTCGACGATGCGTCGGGACATATACAGGCCGATCCCGGTCCCTTGCGCTTTGTGTTTGGTCGTAAAATAGGGTTCGAAGATTTTGTCGATGACCTCTTCGTCGATCCCTCCGCCGTTGTCGCATACGTTCAGCCGCAGGCGGTTGTCGTCGCCAATGGAGGCATCGACACGGATCACTCCCCGGGAAATGCCGTGCGAGAGGATCGCGTCCTTGGCGTTGTTGAGGAGGTTGAGGACCACTTGTTTGATATCTTCCGGAAAGCCGTAAAGGCGGATTTGTGCCGAAATATCCGCTTCGATCTTCACCCCGGAGAGGGCGAAACTTTTTTCGAGCAGGCTGATCGTACTGCGCAGCGTGTCTTCGAGGATGTAGGTTACTTTTTCGCGGTTGGGTTCGACCTGCCCGCGGAAGTCGTCGATCGTCTGGGACATGTGCTGGATGGTCTGGAGCGCGTCTGAGAGGCTTTGGGCCATGATCTCATCGGTAAGGGTGCCGTTTTTGTGGTGACGGCTGATTTTCTGGAACAGCATCGAGATGATGTTGAGCGGCTGGCGCCACTGGTGGGCGATGTTGCCGATCATCTCCCCCAGTGCGGCGAGTTTGGCCTGATGGAGCATCAGGGCGTCTTTCTGGCGGTTTTTCTGGATCTCCTCCTCGACCCGGCGTTCGAGGTCGCGGTTGAGACAGCGGATTGTCTGCGTCGCGTCGTAACTCAGGGAGAGGGAGTAGACGAGCTGATAGATCTCTTCGTTGTTGAACGGTTTGCGGATATAGAAAATGTTGCTTTTGAGGCATTCGAGAATCTCTTTGTTGCTGCGGTCGGAATAGGCGGTCGCGATGATGATGTTAACGTCGGGATCGATCTCTTTGAGCCGTATCGAGGTCTCCAGCCCGTCGATGCCGTTGGGCATCCGCATGTCGACGATGCACACGGGAATACGGTTCCCCCCTTCGTATTCGCGTCGGAAGATTTCGACCCCTTCCAGGCCGTTGTTGGCCTGGTGGAGATGAAAATCGATCACTTTTTCCCCGCCGTCGATGGCACTGCAGTCGATGTCGTGCAGTTTTTCGAGCTTCATGATCGCGTCTTCGAGGCTGGTCCGTTTATAGGGGGAGAGGATCGACGCGTAGGCGTCGAGGATCGTCGTATCGTCGTCAATGGTGAGAATGTGTGTGGTGAGTTCCATGTCATCCCTCCGGAGTCAGGGTGATCGTAAAGAGCGACCCTTTGCCGATCCCCTCGGATTTGCAGGTGATCGTATGGCCGTTTCCGGTGAGGAAATTGGCAAACGAGTGGAGTCCCAGACCGTGGCCGTCGTGTTTGGTGGTAAAGCCTTGCAAAAAGACGTTTTTGATCGTCGTCTCATCCATCCCGATCCCGTTGTCGTAGACGTCGATGACGATGTCCTCGGCCATGACGATGGAGTCGTTCATCATCATGTCGAGTTCGAAGAAACTTCCCTCACGGGGGACGCTTCGGGCACTGATTTTGATCATTTTGGAGAGGATGTATTTGTCGTTGTAGGCGGTATTGACGGCGTGAATCGAATTCTTCAGGAGATTGAGCAGGCCGTTGAAGAGGTGAATGCGGTTGATGTTGAACGTGAGTTCGGAGGGGACGTCGAGCATCAGCAGAATGTCGTGGCGGAAGAGCTGCGGTTCGATCACGCTGCGGATTTCGCC
The DNA window shown above is from Campylobacterota bacterium and carries:
- a CDS encoding response regulator, whose amino-acid sequence is MQSRHDLMKKLHILFVDDERLIREMVYDMLGDSVGNVSLAADGEEGLAFYRDSLRPVDIVISDQTMPVMNGLDMLEKIKQINPSQKCIMITAHSEAAYMLRAIEIGVEHFMIKPIIFDKLDTILYELALKIEQENYRAEKERSERRELVEHTFQFSFQTLVDNIPLPSLIVDENDTVAACNSDLLSLVAGTEHYPKLLTKELDFKSLFFHDAMTRTSPSFCDWKEEHLYMGGELAFEFEASSYRLKLKRMRTEGPKRFYILCLIDSGE
- a CDS encoding hybrid sensor histidine kinase/response regulator codes for the protein MELTTHILTIDDDTTILDAYASILSPYKRTSLEDAIMKLEKLHDIDCSAIDGGEKVIDFHLHQANNGLEGVEIFRREYEGGNRIPVCIVDMRMPNGIDGLETSIRLKEIDPDVNIIIATAYSDRSNKEILECLKSNIFYIRKPFNNEEIYQLVYSLSLSYDATQTIRCLNRDLERRVEEEIQKNRQKDALMLHQAKLAALGEMIGNIAHQWRQPLNIISMLFQKISRHHKNGTLTDEIMAQSLSDALQTIQHMSQTIDDFRGQVEPNREKVTYILEDTLRSTISLLEKSFALSGVKIEADISAQIRLYGFPEDIKQVVLNLLNNAKDAILSHGISRGVIRVDASIGDDNRLRLNVCDNGGGIDEEVIDKIFEPYFTTKHKAQGTGIGLYMSRRIVEERLGGTIGASNTAEGACLTLDLPITDFIQG